In the genome of Phragmites australis chromosome 9, lpPhrAust1.1, whole genome shotgun sequence, the window ATCAAATCACCCCTTCCTTTTCCAAGTCGAATGATGCCTCTTTTGACAACTTTGAGCGGACCAACCAGTGACCACACGAGCTGCGTTGCCCCGGCGGTCAGGCGTGCATCAAAACGGGCGCGACGACCGAGCCCAACCCGAGCCCGCCACGTCTGACCAAGACACCAGCCTGGTCGCCCGTACTCGCTCGCGTTCCCTGCATAAAAAAAACGCCTCGCCCGCCGGCCCGCGAGGCATAACTCGCAAGCGCAGACCAGGCGACCCCGGCGTACCGGAGTCCGGAAGCGCCCAAACGCCGCCGTCGCTGTCGCCACCGCTGCTCCGCTCGCCATCGTCCACACAAACCGCCACTGCCCCCGCGTACGCCGATGGATCCAGGTGCGACGGCCGATCCAGCCGGTTCCACCACGTCCACGCTGCGGAAGCGGCTGGCCTCTTTGGACACGTCACGAGCGGGAGACGGCTCGCGTGAGCCCGCGCCCAGGCCGAAGCGGGTGAGCAAGGCGCGGCAGGAGGAAACCTCGATGGCGCCGGCGGAGGAGCAGGCAGAGGCGGCGGGGAGGGACGTGGAGGCGGGCGAGCCGATGAGCCCGGCGGGGCGGCTGTTCCGGGAGACGCACTTCAACTGCTACATCGTGGCCGTCATcgggctgggcgcggcggtggacatcgcggcggcgcgcgcgggGCTGGAGGCCACCCTCGTCCGCCACCAGCGCTTCTGCAGCATCCAGGTACGTGCCCACGCGCGGCCTCGACCGGATCGATTCCTCTTCTCTACTGCAGCCTCGCAACTCGGACCAGGAAAGGCTCTCTCGGGTGCAGTGTTGATCTGCGACTAGTAATTTTTCTCGCTGCCACTAGTAATTTTTTGGGCGCTTCGGATGGTGGCGACGCGTTGAGTTCCGCGGTTCTGCCGGCCGGCCTGGTGCGGCGGCGTGATCTGCGGCACGGGCCCCCGTGTCGCCTCTGCGAGCTCTAAGCGACGCTGCTGCTTGCGGTTCGAGAGATCCCCCGCAAAGCGAGCTTCACGCCTGTCTGGGGTACAATGGCTGCCTCTCCGGATATGTACGGCAAGGAGAATGTGACAAGTTGGGACCATATAGTGCATAGTAGTACAAGCTGCGAAACTTTGTAGTTGATGCTACACGAATCATCACCTTTTAGCCCCGTTGTTTCATTCGACTTTTTCTGGCAAATCAAGCAATTTGTTCTGCATGAAATTTGTTATCTGAGTCTATCTTAATTGGTTGAGTGCGTGACGTTCTACTAGGCCATCTAAGTATTGAGTTCAGAAATGGATGGTGAATTGATACGAGGATCATGAGCTGCGCCCAAATGAAGTTTCATCCCTGTATCTGCGTTGCTCCCTTTCCTAACAAATCGCTTGCGTTAGTGTTTCTTTGCCACTTGATAAAGGAGTTGGTGGTCAAAGATTAGTTGCAAATTTATTGGGCATGCCAATAATTGAAGCTCCCAAAAGAAAAAGTATGGCATTATCAGTTAGACGCGGTTTGTTTCAGATTGTGACAGGTGGATTATGATAATAATCTAAAAGTTAGAATAAACAGTTTGATTATAAAATCTAGATTATGATcctaatttaaaaattaaaataaataattaattataaaaactGAATTGTTACGATACAACACttagattgtaacaattcagTCATTTATCTTTTactagattgtaacaatctacaATCTATAATTCAACTTTTATAATTTAGATTTTACAATTCAGTTTCTTACCATCTACGAtctataaactattttttataatttacagctaaaacaaacatgtcTTTAATTAATAAAGTGACTTGTACCACGTGTTGCATGCTCTTTCACGTAGTACTGTATGAGCTTTTGTGTTTGATGTTCACTCAACCTGGCAGGTGGAGGATGATGTGAAAAAGAAAGCCAAGCCGCGGTGGGTCCGGACCACGGTGGACCTGGACAACCACATCATCTTTCCCAACCTGGACCCCACCGCCACGTCGGCCAACCCGGACCAGGTCGTGGAGGACTACCTGTCTTCCCTGTCCACGGAGCCCATGGACCACTCCCGCCCGCTCTGGGAGCTCCACGTCCTCGACTTCCCTACTTCCGAGGCGACCGCCACCGTCGCCATCCGCATGCACCACTCCCTCGGCGATGGCATCTCGCTGCTGTCGCTCCTCATCGCGTGCACCCGAAGCGCCGCGGACCCTGCGAGGCTGCCGGAGCTGCCGCCCGCGCCGCGCCGGACGGGCCCCGTGCACGCCCGGCCGCGCCCGCCGCTCTCGGCGGGCCTCGTGGCGCTCCTCGTGTGGGCGTGGTCGTACGTCGTGCTCGCGTGGCACACGCTGGTGGACGTCGTGCGCTTCGTCGCGACGGCGTGGTTCCTGCGCGACGCGCGCACGCCGTTCATGGGCTCCGAGGGCGTCGAGTTCCACCGCAAGCGCTTCGTGCACCGCACGCTCAGCCTCGACGACGTCAAGTTCGTCAAGAATGCCATGAAGTGTGTAAGAGCTCCTCTTGTTTACTGCTCCTATTCAGCTAGCTCTCCTTGTGAAGGATCAAACGAAATGCAGCTTCTGATGGCTTTTGCAGAGTGTCAACGATGTTCTAGTTGGAGTGACTAATGCCGGATTGTCGCGGTACTATTTTCGGAAGGCCGGTGAGTGTTGTTCGATGCACAATCATCGAGTTCTACGTACTATGATCGATTCGCCATATACATTTGATACTCACGTTTCTTCGATTTCTCCAGGTGATGCTAACAGCACGAGGAAAAAATCACAGAAGCGCATCTGCGTGCGATCAGCTCTCCTTGTTAACATTAGGAAATCACCTGGCTTACATGTAAGCATAAAACCTATATATACGAAGTGTTTCATTCATTTGTTAGAATAAATCAACACTTAATACAGTTTTTGTAGTATTGTTTTTGGACAATTTCTTCTGAATTTACAATTTGATTTTGGTTTGAGCAGGCATTGGCAGAAATGATGGATCCTATTAAGCACAACGACGCAAAGTGGGGAAATCTAATTGGCTACATCATACTACCTTTCCTTATAGCCATGCACGATGATCCACTCGAATACATCCGCGAAGGGAAAAGGGCAGCGGAAAGGAAGAAGACATCGTTCGAAGCAGTTTTCACATACTGGAGCGGGAACCTGATAGTCAAACTCTTTGGCATTAAGGTATGATATCTACTTTGATATCATCATGTCTGATTTATTGGTTTGTTTTGGCGGTTTCATGCCATTCATTTCATTAGAACGAGTAGAAACCAATTGTTCTGATTGTATCAAACTCAAAATTTAGAGTAACAAACGAACAATCATAATTCACATTCCCTCTAAAAAGACAATCACAATTCAGAGCCTTTCCATGAACTGTAAATTGGCCGTCTCACATCACAAGACTCTGATCACTGTATTTTGACATTTTGTTGTAACCGGAGGTGTCAATTTAGGTCTTTGGCTGATTGATTCCATTGGCCAAAATTAGCTAATTGATTCTTTAGTCTACACTGGAATGCTTGACTCTAACAGTGTAACATGTATAGGCAGCCGCAGCTCTCTGCTATGGTTTGTTCACTAATACCACCATGTCATTCTCAAGCATGGTCGGACCTGCCGAGAAGGTGGAGTTCTATGGCCATCCTATCGTCTACATTGCCCCCTCTGTCTATGGGCATCCCCATGTAAGCACTTGTTATTAGTCGTCAACAATGTTGAACACTCACACAGCTTCCAGATTCTCATTTGATAATTATGTCACTTGAATATGTACAGGCCCTGACTGTACATTACCAAAGTTACATGAACTCTGTCAAGCTTGTCCTCGCGGTGGATGATGCTCAGTTTCCAGATTCTCATCAGCTTTTGGATGATTTTGCTGAGTCTCTCAGGCTCATCAGGCAGGCAGCTTCAACAAGATGATGAAAAGAGAAACAGGACCCAGATTGTTTCGACAGAATGTAGATTGGTAAGAACGCACAAACAAATGTTGAGCACGATGAGGTACTTGATAACCTGGTTGCCTGGTTGGTGACTCACCGGAGCTGCAGGACTCAAATTGTGAAGTGTAAACACTAGTACCTACAGTCGATTCTGGCGGAATTACTACATCAATAATTGTTATGCACGAAGTAGACGTCGTCGTGCTGAGGATGTCAGTTCAAGGGCGGAGCGGTGGCGCGAGGCGTCGGACGACGTACGGTGGCGGCTGCTGTCGTGGTTGACTTGCTCTGCACCGCGGGATGGCGGCCGGAGCGGGCAGGCCAGAACGCCAGGAAGCATGCAGCGCGCTGGAGTtttattatataattttttatttaaaagatTATAAAACTATGCGGACGCTTTtgaaatttttcaaaaatagattCTTCCCGTCCGTTAGATGGGCGGGAAGTAACTTCGTGTcataatatctttttttttcaatatacaagtaattattttaattttatgcAGAACTAGATTATAGTATTCtctttattataattttttaaattttttatggctat includes:
- the LOC133929382 gene encoding wax ester synthase/diacylglycerol acyltransferase 11-like isoform X2, which translates into the protein MDPGATADPAGSTTSTLRKRLASLDTSRAGDGSREPAPRPKRVSKARQEETSMAPAEEQAEAAGRDVEAGEPMSPAGRLFRETHFNCYIVAVIGLGAAVDIAAARAGLEATLVRHQRFCSIQVEDDVKKKAKPRWVRTTVDLDNHIIFPNLDPTATSANPDQVVEDYLSSLSTEPMDHSRPLWELHVLDFPTSEATATVAIRMHHSLGDGISLLSLLIACTRSAADPARLPELPPAPRRTGPVHARPRPPLSAGLVALLVWAWSYVVLAWHTLVDVVRFVATAWFLRDARTPFMGSEGVEFHRKRFVHRTLSLDDVKFVKNAMKCSVNDVLVGVTNAGLSRYYFRKAGDANSTRKKSQKRICVRSALLVNIRKSPGLHALAEMMDPIKHNDAKWGNLIGYIILPFLIAMHDDPLEYIREGKRAAERKKTSFEAVFTYWSGNLIVKLFGIKHGRTCREGGVLWPSYRLHCPLCLWASPCPDCTLPKLHELCQACPRGG
- the LOC133929382 gene encoding wax ester synthase/diacylglycerol acyltransferase 11-like isoform X3; this encodes MDPGATADPAGSTTSTLRKRLASLDTSRAGDGSREPAPRPKRVSKARQEETSMAPAEEQAEAAGRDVEAGEPMSPAGRLFRETHFNCYIVAVIGLGAAVDIAAARAGLEATLVRHQRFCSIQVEDDVKKKAKPRWVRTTVDLDNHIIFPNLDPTATSANPDQVVEDYLSSLSTEPMDHSRPLWELHVLDFPTSEATATVAIRMHHSLGDGISLLSLLIACTRSAADPARLPELPPAPRRTGPVHARPRPPLSAGLVALLVWAWSYVVLAWHTLVDVVRFVATAWFLRDARTPFMGSEGVEFHRKRFVHRTLSLDDVKFVKNAMKCSVNDVLVGVTNAGLSRYYFRKAGDANSTRKKSQKRICVRSALLVNIRKSPGLHALAEMMDPIKHNDAKWGNLIGYIILPFLIAMHDDPLEYIREGKRAAERKKTSFEAVFTYWSGNLIVKLFGIKPQLSAMVCSLIPPCHSQAWSDLPRRWSSMAILSSTLPPLSMGIPMP
- the LOC133929382 gene encoding wax ester synthase/diacylglycerol acyltransferase 11-like isoform X1, with translation MDPGATADPAGSTTSTLRKRLASLDTSRAGDGSREPAPRPKRVSKARQEETSMAPAEEQAEAAGRDVEAGEPMSPAGRLFRETHFNCYIVAVIGLGAAVDIAAARAGLEATLVRHQRFCSIQVEDDVKKKAKPRWVRTTVDLDNHIIFPNLDPTATSANPDQVVEDYLSSLSTEPMDHSRPLWELHVLDFPTSEATATVAIRMHHSLGDGISLLSLLIACTRSAADPARLPELPPAPRRTGPVHARPRPPLSAGLVALLVWAWSYVVLAWHTLVDVVRFVATAWFLRDARTPFMGSEGVEFHRKRFVHRTLSLDDVKFVKNAMKCSVNDVLVGVTNAGLSRYYFRKAGDANSTRKKSQKRICVRSALLVNIRKSPGLHALAEMMDPIKHNDAKWGNLIGYIILPFLIAMHDDPLEYIREGKRAAERKKTSFEAVFTYWSGNLIVKLFGIKAAAALCYGLFTNTTMSFSSMVGPAEKVEFYGHPIVYIAPSVYGHPHALTVHYQSYMNSVKLVLAVDDAQFPDSHQLLDDFAESLRLIRQAASTR